The uncultured Methanobrevibacter sp. nucleotide sequence ATCTGCATAACCATTAATAAATTTAATATTATTTAAAATAAGGGATGAATCATTGTTAACTTTAAATATTAATTGAGATTTATTTCCATTACCTCCATCAACAGTAACATCACCTATTCCAGTTATTGAAATTGATTTGTTTACTATTTCATAACCTGTAGAATTATAAACACCACTTTTCAAATAGATATTTGAATTGTTTGAGGCCACACCAATTGTATAGTCAAGTGTATGATAAGGATTATCAACTGATCCGTTTCCAAGGCTGTCGCTACCTTCAACACTTACATAAACATCCTGTATGGCGGTTTCGTTTTCAGCAAAAGCTACATTGACAGTCAATATTAATGAAAAAATCATCAACATTAAAAATATCTTTTTCAACTTTTATGACCTCAACAATTTAATTGATATATTTTATATTGTACATTATATTTATATTTACAGTCAAATTGATTAAAATTAAATTAAATAGGAAAATAGGATTTTCTAGAAAGTTTCAAGACCCAATTTTAAACAAAAAGACAATAATTATTTCAATAGTTTAACTCTTGAAATATAAAAAATATTAATCGAATTTTACATTAACATTAAGCCCTTTAATTTTAAAAGCTGATTGAAAATAAGAATATATATCAACCGAGAGAAATCAGTTATAAAATTGAAAATATGAAATGTCAATGTCAAAAAAGAAAAAAAAGTTAGAAGTGAAAAATCACTTCTATTTAATAGTTATTTTTACAGATTTGCTTGCTGAAGCGTATGTTTTATCTCCAGCAAATTTAACAGTTGCTGCAAATTTACCTTTTTTGGTTATTTTAAGGTTAAAGGTTGCTTGACCTTTAGCATTGGTTTTTGCAGTGTAAGTTTTACCATTGATTTTCATGGTTATTTTCTTACCTGCGCTGAGGTAAACTTTTCCATCTCTGGAATTGCATTTTTCTGTTTTTATGGTTACTGTGTATTTTTTGGTTTTTGCACTTACTTTGTATGATTTTGCAGGAGCTGAAATTGTAATAGGTTTTTTCTGGATGTCGAAACTGAATGCGACAAATGTAGCGTTGTATTTGTCATCACCGAGATAGGACATTGCACAGAGTGCTTCCTGAGCTAATTGAGTGTTAATACCAATAAATACGATACCATTTTCATCAGTAGTTCTTTCGAGAATAACTGTTTTGTATGCAAATTTGACTGTAGCATTTACAATAGGATTGCCGTTGGAGTCTGTTAATTTAAATGAAGTGGTCTGACCAATTTCACCAGCTTTGGAATCAACAGCATAGGTTTTTATTGAAATACCTTCAGTAACATTGAACTGACTGCCTAATCTAGGAGCTGCAATATCTTTCAATATGATTGAAGCATTTACCGGATTAATTAGTGCATCACCGACATAAGCTAATTTGAGTTCACCGTTGGTGTTGTTGGTTATTCTGAAAGTACCGTTTTCATCTGTAACTACAGTTGAAGATACTCCATTGACTGAATAATCAATTGTTTCGTTTTTAATAGGATTTCCTTTAGCGTCTTTTAAAACACCGATAACTGTACAATCACCATCTACTTCAGTAATTTCGATAGTTCCTGAAATTGATTTAGGATTGTTGTCGTAAACTTCAGCATCACCGGATTTATTGACACTGTAATCACCCATTAACTCTTTAGCAAGTAAATAGTTGTCATGTACTGAAGAATTGGTATCTTTTACATCAATAGTGTAATTTGCAGTTGAATTAATATTATTGTTAATGATTAAAGCATTACCTGCAGTAACTTTGATACCTATTGTTTCAACGCCGAATGTTTCTGAGATTTT carries:
- a CDS encoding Ig-like domain-containing protein, which translates into the protein INATGNRIILNSSEEGNESIQEKFGVEAVGIKVIKGAAYLTDNTIATAGKGVSLTGNETSAYLADNFINVVAGVDKDAYAIYATGGPILFVLGNTVDYQGATKGTGVNNAVYLNNVSALMVENKFDLDLVSSSVDWVEIPAGSGNWVSFPVSEGIVFEDSDNVIFMDNNVDVTYNDAVGFYDTIYSVSFKNSNNALIKDNNITANGHNFIYGLQVSGENFTIEGNNISVSSDIYYANGIDIEGPASGVVKDNEIYVSGIVSAYAIYSGMNGANVSANYTGNDIAAKAYNVFGFSLGDVESNIVGNDLILFGNYTTGIAFKGSLLTVENNAINALGTNVGDEKISETFGVETIGIKVTAGNALIINNNINSTANYTIDVKDTNSSVHDNYLLAKELMGDYSVNKSGDAEVYDNNPKSISGTIEITEVDGDCTVIGVLKDAKGNPIKNETIDYSVNGVSSTVVTDENGTFRITNNTNGELKLAYVGDALINPVNASIILKDIAAPRLGSQFNVTEGISIKTYAVDSKAGEIGQTTSFKLTDSNGNPIVNATVKFAYKTVILERTTDENGIVFIGINTQLAQEALCAMSYLGDDKYNATFVAFSFDIQKKPITISAPAKSYKVSAKTKKYTVTIKTEKCNSRDGKVYLSAGKKITMKINGKTYTAKTNAKGQATFNLKITKKGKFAATVKFAGDKTYASASKSVKITIK